One Micromonospora craniellae genomic region harbors:
- a CDS encoding DUF2231 domain-containing protein codes for MESRLKVLGHPVHPMLVMFPVALLVTAVLFDLVDTLGGPRFLGEVAYWNLTVGLVGGLLAAVAGAFDLLAIPAGTRAKRVGITHAVANLAVILLFAAVWVVRLNADTRAAGGALIAIEVVALGILGVSAWLGGELVDRLGVGIDRDAHLDAPSSLRPASVGQPTGGVR; via the coding sequence ATGGAGAGCCGACTCAAGGTACTGGGCCACCCGGTGCACCCGATGCTGGTGATGTTCCCGGTGGCCCTGCTGGTCACCGCCGTGCTGTTCGACCTCGTCGACACGCTCGGCGGACCGCGGTTTCTCGGCGAGGTGGCGTACTGGAACCTCACCGTCGGGCTGGTCGGTGGCCTGCTGGCCGCAGTGGCCGGTGCGTTCGACCTGCTGGCCATCCCGGCCGGGACCCGCGCGAAGCGGGTGGGCATCACCCACGCCGTGGCGAACCTCGCAGTGATCCTGCTCTTCGCTGCCGTCTGGGTGGTACGCCTCAACGCCGACACGCGGGCCGCCGGTGGCGCACTGATCGCGATTGAGGTGGTGGCGCTGGGCATTCTCGGCGTCAGCGCCTGGTTGGGTGGGGAACTCGTCGACCGGCTCGGCGTCGGGATCGACCGGGACGCCCATCTCGATGCGCCGAGCTCGCTGCGGCCGGCGTCGGTCGGTCAGCCGACGGGCGGTGTGCGATGA
- a CDS encoding VOC family protein, producing MPYAPVVVSLPIADRQVSHDFYRDALGLPTVGEPAEDGLPEPLQFEVNAGLRLMLVPTGGFGWVLGGREVADRRNSECVLGLTVDGPAEVGSLVSRACDAGAEVVTEPRPQPWGYTGTFADPDGHLWMITAAGGVGQA from the coding sequence GTGCCGTACGCACCAGTCGTTGTCAGCCTGCCGATCGCCGACCGGCAGGTCTCCCACGACTTCTACCGGGACGCCCTCGGTCTGCCCACCGTCGGTGAGCCGGCCGAGGACGGCCTGCCCGAGCCGTTGCAGTTCGAGGTCAACGCCGGGTTGCGCCTGATGCTGGTGCCGACCGGTGGCTTCGGCTGGGTGCTCGGTGGTCGAGAGGTGGCCGACCGCCGGAACAGCGAGTGCGTACTCGGGTTGACCGTGGACGGTCCGGCCGAGGTCGGCAGCCTGGTCTCCCGCGCGTGTGACGCTGGTGCGGAGGTGGTCACCGAGCCGAGGCCGCAACCCTGGGGATACACGGGCACGTTCGCCGACCCGGACGGTCACCTGTGGATGATCACCGCCGCCGGTGGGGTCGGTCAGGCGTAG
- a CDS encoding glycosyltransferase family 2 protein encodes MNRPLDTGDHADFRADRLLDVLVPTRDRPAELAVTLSGLAAQEGVPGFGVVVSDQSDGEPGYAHPAAATMVRALRYRGHPVLLTRRLPRRGLAEHRAALLAASAARYVLFLDDDVWLEPGTLSRLVTAIEELGCGFVGNGVHGLSYLDDVRAQTHRHYREWTGRPVPERIRPGTPEWDRAQIHSAANLLHVTEALELPVGGWRAYQVSWIGGCVLYDRAKLVDCGGFEFWRRVQERHQGEDVAAQLSVLARHGGAGVLPSGAYHLESPTTVTERDVEAWEVVLADPGM; translated from the coding sequence GTGAACCGACCGCTCGACACCGGCGACCACGCGGACTTCCGCGCCGACCGTCTGCTCGACGTGCTGGTCCCGACCCGGGACCGGCCCGCCGAACTCGCCGTCACCCTCTCCGGGCTCGCCGCCCAGGAGGGGGTGCCGGGGTTCGGGGTGGTGGTCAGCGACCAGTCCGACGGCGAACCCGGGTACGCCCACCCGGCCGCGGCCACCATGGTCCGCGCCCTGCGGTATCGCGGGCACCCGGTGCTGCTGACCCGTCGACTGCCCCGGCGCGGGCTGGCCGAACACCGGGCCGCCCTACTCGCCGCGTCCGCCGCACGGTACGTGCTCTTCCTCGACGACGACGTCTGGCTGGAACCCGGCACGCTGTCCCGGCTGGTCACCGCGATCGAGGAACTGGGCTGCGGGTTCGTCGGCAACGGTGTGCACGGACTGTCGTACCTGGACGACGTACGCGCGCAGACGCACCGGCACTACCGGGAGTGGACCGGCCGGCCGGTGCCCGAGCGCATCCGTCCGGGTACTCCCGAGTGGGACCGGGCTCAGATCCATTCGGCGGCGAACCTGCTGCACGTCACCGAGGCACTGGAGTTGCCTGTGGGGGGCTGGCGCGCGTACCAGGTCTCCTGGATCGGCGGCTGCGTCCTGTACGACCGCGCCAAGCTGGTCGACTGCGGCGGTTTCGAGTTCTGGCGACGGGTGCAGGAGCGGCACCAGGGCGAGGACGTCGCCGCCCAGCTCAGCGTGTTGGCGCGGCACGGCGGCGCCGGCGTCCTGCCCAGCGGGGCCTACCACCTGGAGTCACCGACCACCGTCACCGAACGGGACGTGGAGGCGTGGGAGGTCGTCCTCGCCGACCCTGGGATGTGA
- a CDS encoding Hsp20/alpha crystallin family protein produces MTRGWRGGQQGWDPMGELQSLRAELSRLLGGRPGPPEVELGEIPDGWEVVVRLPGVAPEEVAVELDDRELCVRARTEAEVNADHGIPGGFETRGFEYRIPLPSRVDPEAIDAVMDHGLLRVRLPRATRPAPRTITVGRTGPTAAGTSRGVDPAADRELHQPDVTTGEYDR; encoded by the coding sequence ATGACCCGGGGGTGGCGGGGCGGCCAGCAGGGCTGGGATCCGATGGGCGAGTTGCAGTCGCTGCGCGCCGAGCTGAGTCGGTTGCTCGGGGGCCGCCCGGGACCGCCCGAGGTCGAACTGGGCGAGATCCCCGACGGCTGGGAGGTGGTGGTCCGGCTGCCCGGTGTCGCGCCCGAAGAGGTGGCGGTCGAGTTGGACGACCGCGAACTGTGCGTACGGGCCCGGACCGAGGCCGAGGTCAACGCCGACCACGGCATTCCCGGCGGGTTCGAGACGCGGGGCTTCGAGTACCGCATACCGCTGCCGTCCCGGGTGGACCCGGAGGCCATCGACGCGGTGATGGACCACGGCCTGCTGCGGGTACGGCTGCCCCGGGCGACCCGGCCCGCGCCGCGCACCATCACCGTCGGTCGCACCGGGCCCACCGCTGCGGGTACGTCGCGCGGTGTCGACCCGGCGGCGGACCGGGAACTCCACCAGCCGGACGTCACCACCGGCGAGTACGACCGGTAA
- the rfaE2 gene encoding D-glycero-beta-D-manno-heptose 1-phosphate adenylyltransferase, which yields MARAAAEQLRLADVVQSWLGRPVLVIGDAMLDEWRFADSDRLCREAPAPVLTLRRRISAAGGAANTAVNVAALGGRSVLVAPVGADVAGDELHDCLDRAGVWDRTVSQPGRPTPVKRRMLAADQILLREDSGDPDDPLTDVGVDCLLTALDCATEELQAAAGGEAPTLVICDYGLGALPAPVRAWLVAHRNRYATVALDAHDLADWRGLAPTVVTPSFAEASRLLARAGTAGLAAADAPTDLHLEHPEVDPNDGPSELTVGAAPGGLRCTDGPTGEPTPGEGRVAMTRDGLSVTGTGVTVNADAGAGVDRAVLAESRLAELRAHTGADVVAVTLDTDGAVVGGAEGEPARSHSTPVPASHAVGAGDAYLAAMTLALAAGAPLPTAAQLAQLAATSTVTATGTCVCRRDDLLAALGRPTPGGSALVGVEGISGIIAEHRRDGRSIVFTNGCFDVLHRGHVRYLEQARALGDLLVVAVNSDDSVRRLKGADRPVNPVEDRTALLAALSSVDHVVVFEEDSPAALIEAIRPDVYVKGGDYPPDLVPEAPLVQRLGGQVRTLGYVPDRSTSAIIDRIRAHGQGGTVDVVGSVDTVYAGREADAGRPVAAGDAVTVGQDSAAAAGQEVAAGQDGVAVPGAGIPPTTGKAP from the coding sequence ATGGCACGAGCAGCAGCGGAACAGCTCCGGCTCGCCGACGTCGTGCAGAGCTGGCTCGGGCGCCCGGTCCTGGTGATCGGCGACGCCATGCTCGACGAATGGCGGTTCGCCGACTCCGACCGGCTGTGCCGGGAGGCCCCGGCCCCGGTACTCACCCTGCGGCGCCGCATCTCGGCGGCGGGCGGCGCGGCCAACACCGCGGTCAACGTCGCCGCCCTCGGCGGCCGGTCGGTGCTGGTGGCGCCGGTCGGTGCCGATGTGGCCGGCGACGAGCTGCACGACTGTCTGGACCGGGCGGGCGTCTGGGACCGGACCGTCAGCCAACCGGGCCGCCCCACCCCGGTCAAGCGCCGGATGCTGGCCGCCGACCAGATCCTGCTCCGCGAGGACTCCGGCGACCCGGACGACCCGCTCACCGACGTGGGCGTGGACTGCCTGCTCACCGCCCTCGACTGCGCGACCGAGGAGTTGCAGGCCGCCGCCGGTGGAGAAGCCCCGACGCTGGTGATCTGCGACTACGGGCTGGGCGCGCTACCGGCACCGGTACGCGCCTGGCTGGTCGCGCACCGCAACCGGTACGCCACCGTCGCGCTGGACGCGCACGACCTCGCCGACTGGCGCGGCCTCGCCCCGACCGTGGTGACGCCGAGCTTCGCGGAGGCGAGCCGACTGCTCGCCCGCGCCGGAACCGCCGGACTGGCCGCCGCCGACGCTCCGACCGACCTGCACCTGGAACATCCCGAGGTGGACCCGAACGACGGGCCGTCGGAGCTGACCGTGGGCGCCGCGCCGGGCGGGTTGCGGTGCACCGACGGACCGACCGGTGAGCCCACCCCCGGTGAGGGCCGGGTCGCGATGACCCGCGACGGGCTCAGCGTGACCGGCACCGGGGTGACCGTGAACGCCGACGCCGGAGCGGGCGTCGACCGGGCCGTACTGGCTGAGTCCCGGCTGGCGGAGCTGCGTGCGCACACCGGCGCGGACGTGGTCGCGGTGACCCTGGACACCGACGGTGCGGTGGTGGGCGGCGCCGAGGGAGAACCCGCCCGCAGCCACAGCACACCGGTACCGGCCAGCCACGCGGTCGGCGCCGGTGACGCGTACCTGGCGGCCATGACGCTCGCACTGGCCGCCGGTGCGCCACTGCCGACCGCCGCGCAGCTCGCCCAACTCGCCGCGACCAGCACCGTCACGGCCACCGGCACCTGCGTGTGCCGACGCGACGACCTGCTGGCCGCGCTGGGCCGCCCGACGCCCGGCGGCTCGGCGCTGGTCGGCGTCGAGGGCATAAGCGGGATCATCGCGGAGCACCGGCGGGACGGGCGCTCGATCGTGTTCACCAACGGCTGCTTCGACGTGCTGCACCGGGGCCACGTGCGGTACCTGGAACAGGCGCGCGCCCTCGGCGACCTGCTGGTGGTGGCGGTCAACTCGGACGACAGCGTCCGCCGGCTCAAGGGTGCCGACCGTCCGGTCAACCCGGTGGAGGACCGCACCGCCCTGCTCGCCGCGCTGTCCAGCGTCGACCACGTGGTCGTCTTCGAGGAGGACTCGCCGGCCGCGCTGATCGAGGCCATCCGACCGGACGTCTACGTCAAGGGCGGCGACTACCCGCCCGACCTGGTGCCCGAGGCACCGCTGGTGCAGCGGCTGGGCGGGCAGGTCCGCACGCTCGGGTACGTGCCGGACCGGTCCACCTCGGCGATCATCGACCGGATCCGCGCCCACGGCCAGGGCGGCACAGTCGACGTGGTCGGCTCAGTCGACACGGTCTACGCGGGCCGGGAGGCCGACGCGGGCCGACCGGTCGCTGCGGGCGACGCGGTCACCGTCGGTCAGGACTCCGCTGCGGCCGCCGGTCAGGAGGTCGCCGCCGGTCAGGACGGTGTGGCGGTACCCGGTGCGGGCATCCCGCCGACGACCGGCAAGGCACCGTGA
- a CDS encoding pyridoxamine 5'-phosphate oxidase family protein, whose amino-acid sequence MTAEITSLAELRALLGTPAPRAADKERTTLHERDRQWLAASPFCLVATAGADGSCDVSPKGDPAGFAHVLDDRTIAIPERPGNKRADGYRNILENPHVGLIFLIPGRSDTLRINGRARLLRDAPWFDEMAVRGHRPVLAVVVEIEQIFFHCAKAFLRSGLWQPETWPADPLPSTARLIKEVQNPAETLADLERHYGPEYARKLYA is encoded by the coding sequence GTGACGGCAGAGATCACCTCATTGGCGGAGTTACGCGCACTGCTCGGCACGCCGGCACCCCGCGCCGCCGACAAGGAACGCACCACCCTGCACGAGCGCGACCGGCAGTGGCTCGCCGCGTCGCCGTTCTGCCTGGTGGCCACGGCCGGGGCGGACGGCAGCTGCGACGTCTCGCCCAAGGGCGACCCGGCCGGCTTCGCGCACGTGCTGGACGACCGGACGATCGCGATCCCGGAGCGTCCCGGCAACAAGCGGGCGGACGGCTACCGCAACATCCTGGAGAACCCGCACGTCGGGCTGATCTTCCTCATCCCGGGCCGCAGCGACACTCTGCGGATCAACGGGCGGGCCCGGCTGCTGCGCGACGCGCCCTGGTTCGACGAGATGGCGGTCAGGGGGCACCGCCCGGTGCTCGCCGTGGTGGTGGAGATCGAGCAGATCTTCTTCCACTGCGCGAAGGCGTTCCTCCGCTCCGGGCTGTGGCAGCCGGAGACCTGGCCAGCGGACCCGCTGCCCAGCACGGCCCGCTTGATCAAGGAGGTGCAGAACCCGGCGGAGACCCTGGCCGACCTGGAGCGCCACTACGGCCCGGAGTACGCCCGCAAGCTCTACGCCTGA
- a CDS encoding glycosyltransferase family 9 protein — protein sequence MAAPDLLAPATGLVPDVARIAVLRANALGDFIFVLPALDALRAAYPGAEIVLLGAPWHAELWADRPGPVDRVQVVPPAPGIRAAGPGEPESSMVDFLAAAREQHFDLALQLHGGGANSNPLVAALGARVTAGLRAEDAPPLDRWLRYVYYQPEVIRYLEAAALVGAPATTITPTLAVTEADRAEARTVLGEPARPRVALHPGATDTRRRWPADRFARVARMLHADGYEVLVTGTPAEQDVVDEVVAAAGVPVRPQVGTLSLGGLAGCYAGCELLISNDTGPLHLAGAVGTATVGIFWVGNLITTATGLRGRHRPITSWTVHCPACGVDCTPGIYPHRPGDGDCPHRDSFVTDVPVVEVLEAARELLFR from the coding sequence GTGGCCGCCCCGGATCTGCTCGCCCCGGCCACCGGGCTGGTGCCCGACGTGGCCAGGATCGCCGTACTGCGGGCCAATGCGCTCGGTGACTTCATCTTCGTGCTGCCGGCGCTGGACGCGTTGCGGGCCGCGTACCCGGGGGCGGAGATCGTGCTGCTCGGCGCGCCGTGGCACGCGGAGCTGTGGGCCGACCGGCCGGGCCCGGTGGACCGGGTGCAGGTGGTGCCGCCGGCACCGGGCATCCGGGCGGCGGGCCCCGGCGAGCCCGAGTCGAGCATGGTCGACTTCCTGGCCGCCGCCCGCGAGCAGCACTTCGACCTGGCGTTGCAACTGCACGGCGGCGGTGCGAACTCGAACCCGCTGGTCGCCGCGCTCGGTGCCCGGGTCACCGCCGGGCTGCGCGCCGAGGACGCCCCACCGCTGGACCGGTGGCTGCGGTACGTCTACTACCAACCGGAGGTGATCCGCTACCTGGAGGCGGCGGCGCTGGTGGGTGCTCCGGCGACCACGATCACGCCGACGCTGGCGGTCACCGAGGCGGATCGGGCCGAGGCCCGTACCGTGCTCGGGGAGCCGGCGCGTCCCCGGGTGGCACTGCACCCCGGGGCCACCGACACCCGGCGCCGCTGGCCCGCCGACCGGTTCGCCCGGGTGGCCCGGATGCTGCACGCCGACGGGTACGAGGTACTGGTCACCGGTACCCCTGCCGAGCAGGACGTGGTCGACGAGGTGGTGGCGGCGGCCGGGGTGCCGGTCCGGCCCCAGGTCGGCACGCTCAGCCTGGGCGGGCTCGCCGGCTGCTACGCCGGCTGCGAGTTGCTGATCTCCAACGACACCGGTCCGCTGCATCTCGCCGGTGCGGTGGGCACCGCCACGGTCGGCATCTTCTGGGTGGGAAACCTGATCACCACCGCCACCGGACTGCGCGGGCGGCACCGGCCGATCACCTCGTGGACGGTGCACTGCCCGGCCTGCGGAGTGGACTGCACCCCGGGCATCTACCCGCACCGCCCCGGCGACGGCGACTGCCCGCACCGGGACTCCTTCGTCACCGACGTACCGGTCGTCGAGGTCCTCGAAGCCGCCCGCGAACTGCTGTTCCGCTGA